The Amblyomma americanum isolate KBUSLIRL-KWMA chromosome 11, ASM5285725v1, whole genome shotgun sequence genome includes the window TAAGACCCTTTAAAATAAGATCAGCTCAATGCTTTAGTCTCAAAACTCGACTATACAGTGCATAAGTGTGTGCTTGGTGGCAATATGTGATTAGTTCCTACAGTGCAATGACCAATGAAACACGAAGGAAAGCTCAACGAATACAAGCACTGATTACCAACTGATCCCTTATCCTgcaaggtgcttttttttttgtttccagcaATAGCAGTATGTGAGGTTTTTCCTCTGCAGTAAGAGGTGTCAACGTAAGAGGTGTCAAAGGTGCAGTAAGAGGTGTCAAGAAAGTTTTacagttttatggggtttaacgtcacaaagcaactcaggctatgagggaccccgtagtggagagctcctgaAATTAAGTACTCCCACAGAGAGGGCGGTGGGGAAAATATCGCTACATCTGTGCTTGAGGGGGTAAAAGGGTGGGGAAGGCTCTCAACCTTCATTTCTGTTCCTCCCTCTTTTACAACCAATGTTCCCTCTCCCCTCAACGACATCGTTGAGATGCCCTCAGTGCAAGAAGCAGTTACTGCGCCTTATCCTGATTTTCATCAAGTACCAGTTAAGACTAATCCTATTAAGCCGAAAGCCGTACTTGCCTCATCAGTGTCTGCACGAAGTGTCCGTTCGCAAAAAGTGTCTTCCTaacctgtcaatcaaatgacgtaatcaaaactaaaataaataaattaaaaagatgaaaaaataaaaacaaaaattaaaaacaaattgaaaataaaaaaaaaacaggaaaaaaataaaaactggaaAATATACAGCGTGcactggcgtcgtggaaaaaacccGCGTCCTAGAAAGCTccgtgctttcgcattcttccatgCAAGCAGACTTAAGTGTCCTCAGAATTTTACTAGCGTTATTTTCTTTGCTGTTGACACCAAATGCACAAAAAATTGTACGTTTTGGTTCTGTATTTAATGCATATGCtctcacatttaaaaaaaaatagaattcaTAGTCAATGCAAGTGTCTATCTATCCTTTCGTCATCTTTCATAGGTCATTCATAGGAGAAGCCATCAATTCATCATACTTTCTCAATATTAGCCAAAAGTGTTGAGGTTCGGACAGAGGCTTAACCAAGCAGATGTCCAGGCCGGCTTACATCACGTTAACATGTTTCACGACTTTAAAACGAGGGAAATGATAATACAGCAACAGCATAAAAATCTATGTTTTCAGCTTTTTCTACAGTCCTTTCACAAGCTTTAAAACTGACACACAACTCGCCTCTTGCCAACGTCTTGAAGCATAGATAAATGTTGAAGCACACATCAACCAATGATATTCCATGCGATCAATCCTGCAAATTCTGATATCACTTTGCAGCTTTGCTCGGAAATTTCGTCCTTAATGACCCCCGAGTAACAATTTTGAGGAGCTGCAGGCTTGCTGACAAAACACTTAAAATTCAAGTCACAGGACACAATACTGCATTGCATTTTTGCACCTGTATGAAAAGGTGGTGCTAAATTTAATTTGATAATAGGATTCTACATGAGGCTCAATAAAGCACTGTGTCAGGTATGTCGGCCTCTCAGGTCTCCTTCACTTGtgactgcacccccccccccctatctatGAGGTCCTAACACTATTAAACTATGCTTCCTTCAAGCTACAAGAAAAGCTACTAAATAAGGCAAAAAATTATGGCCTTACCACGCAGAAAGCACATCTCTGCGTGAGTTAACAAGCATTAAAGCAACCTGCTAATATGATCAGAAGTAGATGAATTAACATCAGGGACCCCGCATCCTCATGTGACAAGTTAACAGACTGCACATAATCAGCAAACTTTCCAAACTACGAACAGGAATGCCGTTCCAGGCCTGAATGTCATTATGTTCCAGGCCTGAACGTCAGGCTATTCCAGGCCTGAATCCAGAGCATTAAATAATTAATCAGTTATGATCAACTAAAAATGATACAAATAACACAAAATGAAGCAAATGCGTGTTACTTATCTTTCATATACTAAACATGCACTCCAGCTACTGAATTAACAGCTGAGAGCATCACCTATCATGCATGCTTTACACGAGATAATGAACGCTTTTATTCGACTGCACCTAAACTGTGAACTAAGGATTAGCGGTTGCAGTGAAAGTTACAACCTTGCGTGCAACAACTGAAGTGCTATTACTGAGATCCCGTAATGAAGCAGTAAAGCTCAGATAATCTGTTTTGCGGAGATGGCGTCAGCACCACCGGGCAGCATGCACCATAGTTCTGATGCTACAATGTACCCTATTCCCAGCAGGCTAACAAACAGAGGAGGAATTGCCAAATGCAGCCAGTGTCCTTACGTCACATTCAGCTTTCCAGTATTTCACTGGTATTATTAAAAATAAATTCCACAAAAGGCAGTCACAACATTTCATGAGCTAACACAACTGTGAAACGGGCTAGTTGACAGTTTGCCTTACTGAGAAAATGCGATACCCTCTAGAGATTTTACTGACGGGGGCAGGCACAGGCAAGAACTGGACAAAGTTCCATCCAGTTCAAGCAATGCATCTCAAACCCTATTTGTAAGATTTGTAATTACAATGAAGCAGGACATTTCTTATCAAGACTAAACACATAAACAAAACATTAAAAGACATGGCACCTTAGTGAACTGTGAAACCACTTCATGCAACGAAGCAAATTGCAACCTTCCTATATACAGAACCAGGAAGAACTGACACACTCAGTGGAACTTCCATCGCTAAACGGCAAGCACTAAGCACAGAAGACTGCACTGCTGGGCAAACTGGAGCACAGTCAGGAAGAGAAGACATTGCTCACACACAGGATGAAAGCAGTGAAGAAAGCACACACAGAAAGCGAGACAGCATAGTTTAGGACTACCTCCTTTTGcactttgcttttcttctttttttttccttctgctatTAACTGCCCGACCATAAAAAAGTTATCTTCAGCTATCAGGTCTCTCTGCTTTGCTTTCTGCTTTTCAcacacctgccttttcttctTGGCTAAGCCCAAATGTGGTGTGCCACCAGGAAATATCAGCACAGCATGCACCTGTTGTGAACCTGCCACACACACCTGCCAAGAGCACGTACAAGCACTGCTTCACTTGGTGACTACGGTACAGAGAGATTTGTCGCAAATGCCAAACGTAGCACTTCCGTCAAGTCACAGGCAATTCACACCAAGGCGTGTCGGTGTGATTGCAGAACAGTCGAACATCAAGTACGTCCACGGGTGCCCCATCAACTCTTAGCGTGTGCCTTGCCTCAACCCGATACTTTATGCTACCGAGGCCAGTCCGACGATCCCTGCGCCGGTTTTCCCGCCTCTGCTGTGCTGTTCGTGCTGTGTCCCTTGGTCGCCGTCGGCGATCGTGCAGGTGTCTGAATGTGTCCTTCGTGCCCGTCGTAATACCAACGGGCCGCGTCACGTTGAGCCCAGCCTCGCGGATGCGTGCATAAAACTCGTCGTCTTCGAGGCCCCAGCCCCAGTAGCGGTTCGAGATGCCGTTCAACTGGCGGAAGCGGGCTGTGCTGAGCAGAAGAATGCCGCCAACAAAAGTCGGATAGTGGTACCGTGGATGCAGGCCCGGTGCAGCAAGGTGGTGCGGGCCACCACCAGGTGGAAATGCGTAGCTGAGCTGAGGGTTCAGTGGTAGCAGGTCGACATCGTGCATGGCAATGTAGTCACAGTCCGCCTCGCTTTCAAGAAAGCCAGCGTTGATGAGAGAACCACGATTGAAGCGCAGCGTGTCGATCTGCAAGATTTCAAGACAAAGCCCGTACACTGTAACTGATTACTTCCAAGTTAGTTAAAAAAATGTAGACAAAGTATTTTTACAACTGTTTCCAAAGCACATTTGAGAGCCATTTTCTTTTAGAGCTCCTTACAGCAAATTACACAATGCAAACATGCGCACTTAGCGCGGTCGCATGCACCCTTTTACATCACATTTTATTTCCTTGCACAACAACCACAGGCCACTGACGTATCACCAGTAATAACTGAGCTCTTAATTCATGTCCTTCCTCTCCAGCAAACAGTTAATCTTAAACAACATCGAGATAAAGCTGGTGTCACCGATTAGTCTATAAACCTGCGGATGACACTGTAGCAGTCACAATTCACCACTTTACCGCGTTTTCGGGCAACAAATGCCTTTCACAAGGTCGACGCAAGCTTAAATCGTCAGGTGGTCGCTCGGCAAGCAGGTTGCCCCATGTAAAACTTAAAACGCAGTGTCTAgcgttccgtccagacggaacatttgcttctgctgcagttctgtccagtggtggtggtggtggtggtggttatgttgggttgggttaggttggcttaggttaggttgggctaggttgggttgagttaggttggGTTGTTTGGGTTGGCcgggttacgttaggttgggatgggttaggttaggctccGTCTGGACAGAACTCTAGCGCGAATTTTAGTTCCGTCTCTAGCGCAAATTGGAGTTCTTGTTTGGGTTGGGTtacattaggttaggttgggttgaggtaggttgagttaggttaggttggtttgggatgggttaggttgggttgggttaggttccgTCTGGACAGAACTCTAGGGCAAATTGGAGTTACGTACGGAACTCTAGCGCAAATCGgagttccgtctggacggaactctagcCACAGCCAACGTAAAAAGCGCGTGAGACAATAACCGCATTACCGGGTTTGTCGAAACGTAATTCGTCCGGGACACCAGCCAATCGACGAGAAACATATGTGCTAAAGAAACATGACAAACtctgaaacaacaacaacaaaaagcattGCTTTGAAGCATGTCAGAGGTTGTGTGtcatcaaacccaaccagacaggcaattcTGTCGAAATGTTCAGCTTTCAAAGAAACATGTAACGTGAAGTCCGGCGTTGCATTAGCAAGCATCTATCACCACATACGTTTTTGAAGCAATGAATGCCGGGCTGCAGGATGAGAGCATTCGCTGTCGCAAGATACGTAGCCGCGTACCTGGTTTACCACGACCAGTCGGTGCCGAACAGCTTGCCTGCGAAGAAAGCGGTGCAGATGCGGCGCCAGTCGTAGCAGCTCATCGAAGCGATCGCGGAACGGGATGATCACTGCTAGCCGGTGCCCTTCTCCGAGTTCGTAGTCGTCGTCGTCTGCGTTGCAGTCCGTCGGCGACCGAAGCACCAGTGTGAACGACACGAGGAGTGTGCAGAGCAAGCCGCACAACAGCAGCGCGAGAAGCGTGCGCCGTCCGTGTACCATCGTGGAGGCTCGCCGACCGACACTGCGGTGCGGCGCACTGCCTGCGTCCCGGCGCCGTTGTCATGCGGTCTCTCGCATGCATAGGACGTTTGCGTCGTGCCGATCGACACCTGGCAACCGCCGCAACATTGCGGTATTTGTCTCGTTTGAGTTCTGAGTGCCTTCTGTTCACTCGAATGACATGTCCCCACTCCATACAAAGCTTGAAATCTTAAGTTGTCCGCCAGTGTTTATCCGTTTGCTTTTTTACTTACCGCCGCTGCTAATATTGTGGCGCTGTAAGCATTAGCGCCACAATATGCGGCGCTGGTGCTTAGTAAGGAGTGTTGATACTTAATAAGGAATGTTGATGCTtaataaggaatgttgatacgatttggagaaagcgaactagaaaattgacaagcaaatatctggacagcagtatgggggaaaatcagcaattatcggctaagaaaaaggttaaagaaacagagagagctctgtggaaaacagggatgctgacgaaatcagcactgggtacaaaatttttaagcaggaaattgccaaagaaaatatctatgataattgtaggggaagttcattgttgtttgaggccaggacgggagttttgcggactaagacatatagagtcagg containing:
- the beta4GalT7 gene encoding beta-1,4-galactosyltransferase 7, encoding MVHGRRTLLALLLCGLLCTLLVSFTLVLRSPTDCNADDDDYELGEGHRLAVIIPFRDRFDELLRLAPHLHRFLRRQAVRHRLVVVNQIDTLRFNRGSLINAGFLESEADCDYIAMHDVDLLPLNPQLSYAFPPGGGPHHLAAPGLHPRYHYPTFVGGILLLSTARFRQLNGISNRYWGWGLEDDEFYARIREAGLNVTRPVGITTGTKDTFRHLHDRRRRPRDTARTAQQRRENRRRDRRTGLGSIKYRVEARHTLRVDGAPVDVLDVRLFCNHTDTPWCELPVT